Part of the Planococcus plakortidis genome is shown below.
CACGCTTGCGTTGTTTGTGGAGAAGCTTGGAGATGACCTATAAAAAAACTGCAGCCGTATTGGCTGCAGTTTTTTATTCGTTTTCCAATTCTTCTTGCTGGTTGTTCCGGCGCTTCTCAATCGCAGACCCCATATCGTCGCGCACAGTTTCTTCCGCGACCTTGATGCCGGTCATATAAGCGGCACGGCCGATCAAATGGCCGGCAACGGGCTGCGTGATGAACAGGAAGGCAATGGCGATGACCATCTGCGTATTGAAGATGCCTTCATTAAACCAAAAATGGACAAATGTACCGAGCAGGATCGATAACACGCCGAGTGTCGAGCTCTTAGAGGCTGCGTGTGTCCGTGTATAGACATCCGGAAGCCTGACCAATCCAAGCGCGGTAACGGCGCTGAAAAGGACTCCAGTGCCGATTAAAAGGATGATTAAGATATCAACGAGGATCTCGATCGAAAATCTCCCCTCTCTCCAGGAATTTCGCGAAGGCGGCCGTTCCGATAAAGGACAGGATGCTCATCAATAGGATGACCTCCAGGAAGAACTCCGTTTCAATGATCAGCGATAGCAAAGCTACAATCGAGACCAGGCTGACCCCGATGGAATCGAGGGCTACCACACGGTCTGCAACTGTCGGCCCTTTGACTAGCCGGAACAGGAGCCCGGCGAAAGAAAAGCTGACAATCATCAAAGCGATCCAATAAAACATCATCATGACCGGCTCACCTCCAGTATGGCCCGTTCAAATGTATTCTTGATGGATGACACGGCCGAATCGATGTCTTCGAAATCCAGGGCATGGACATACAGGCGTTTCTGGTCTTCGGAAATGCCGATGACCAAGGTCCCTGGCGTTAATGTAATCAAGGCTGACAATAAAGTTACTTGCCAGTCGTCGCTGAGTTCCGTTTCCATTTCGAAAATGGCCGGTTTGATGTTCATATTCGGGCGGATGACGATGGAAAGAACCTGAATGCTCGACATGAACAGTTCACGAAGGAACAGCAAGAACAGCGAGATTAACGCCCAGACGCGCAGGATGTACAAGCGTTTCGAGAAGAACCGGCGCATCAGGATGATGACGCCAAGGCCGACCAAGAAGCCGATGACGAATCCGGAAGGAGTGAACGACACGGTCATGAACATCCAGACGAGCGCCAGGAAGAAATTCAATAGAACTTGTAAAGACATATTGACCTACTCCTTTAATACCGCATCAATATAGAGCGATGGATTCAGCAGCACTTCACCTGCGTCCGAAATGAACGGCATGAAGAGTTCCGCACCGGCGCCAAGCACAACAGTCAAGGCGACAAGGATCGCTGTTGGAACAAACAGCGACAGGTATTGTTTTCGGTCGATCGTGGCAATTCTGGCAGGTTCACCCCAGAATGCATAGATGAAGATACGTACGACACTGAGCAATACGAGCAAGCTGGTTGCAAGGATCACGAGGCTGCCCCAGAAATGGGTGCCTTCAAAGCCGCCTTGGACAATCAGCAACTTACCAGGGAATCCGCTAAGCGGCGGGATTCCGGCAAGGCCGAATGCCGCAACGAGGAAGGTCCAGCCGAAGACCGGATAGCTCTTGATCAAACCGCCCATCTTGCGCAAATCGCTCGTTCCGAAAATGACGGTCAATATCCCGACAAGCAGGAACAGCGCCGCTTTGATGAGCATATCGTGCACCAAGTAGAAAATGGAACCTTCAACACCTGCTGCGTTCATTTGCGAAATGCCGAACAAGATGACACCGACTGCGATGATGATGTTGTAAATGATGATTTTTTTCACATCAAAATACGCAAGGGCCCCGACACAACCTGCAAGGATCGTCAAAATCGCAATGATCGCCAGCAGCTCGTGTGTAAACCCGGTATTCATCGTGAAGAACAAGGTATAGGTTCTCATGATGGCGTAGACGCCGACTTTTGTCAGCAATGCGCCGAACAAGGCAAGAATCGCCATAGGCGGTGCGAAATAGGAACCTGGAAGCCAGAAGTACAGCGGGAAAATCGCCGCTTTGAAACCGAAAACGACCAGGAACAGGACGGCGATGACCGTCAGGATGCCGACCGCTTCAATCTGCGGGATCTTGACTGCCAAATCGGCCATATTGAGCGTCCCGGTGACGGAGTAAAGGTAAGCAACGGCTGAGACGAACAGTGCAGATGAAATGATGTTCACCAGCAAATACTTGATTGATTCGCGCAGCTGCGGTTTTTCGCCACCGTGGACGATCAATGCATAGGAAGCCATCAACAGCACTTCGATGAAGACGAACAAATTGAAAATATCGCCTGTCGTAAAGGCGCCATTGACTCCGGTCATCAAGAACAAGACAGCCGGATAATAGAACGACTGTTCACGTTTCACGCCGATCGTCGGGATACTGTAGAACAGCACGAATAACGTGACGATGGTGGAACTCAGTACCAAGAGTACGGAGAACATATCGGAAACCATGGAAATGCCGAACGGGGCAGGCCAGCTGCCGAGCGTAATGGCTTGGACTCCGTCAGTGGAAACTTTCGAAAACAATGCAATTGCCGAGACTAAGGTTGCTCCAACACCGGCAATCGCCACAATGCGCTGCATATGCAATTTTTTCGGGAACAGCATCAAAATAGCGGCAAAAATCAATGGGATAACTATCGGGAACAAGGCTAAGTTACTCATAATCTTCTGTACCTCTCAATAGCTCCATATTGTCTGTGCCGAGTTCCTGATAGGCGCGGTAAGCGAGTACCAGGAAGAACGACGTGACCGCGAATGAAATGACAATTGCAGTCAGGATCAGTGCCTGCGGAAGGGGGTCGGCATAATCGCTGACCGATACACCGTCCGCAACGACCGGCGGCGCGGTACCTCCGAGCCCGCCCATCGTCAACAGCAACAGGTGGGCGCCGTGGCTCAACAGGCCGGTGCCGATAATGATGCGAATCAAACTTTTCGATAGCATTAAATATACAGCTGCCATGAACAATAAGCCGATGGCAACCGACATGACTATTTCCATTATTCATCCTCTCCAATCGTTTGAATAATGGTCATCGTTACTCCTACAACAACCAAATAGACACCTAAATCGAATAGCATTGCCGAGTGCAGGGACGTTTTCCCGAATAGTGGCAAATTGAAATAATCATAGGCATGTGTGAAAAACGGGACATCAAAAATGATCGACGCGCTGGCGGTTGCAATCGCAATCAACAAGCCGACAGCGGTCAGCACGACATAATTAATCGGCAGAATCTTCTTGATGGTCGGGATGTCGAACGCAAGCATCAGCAGGACTATGGCACTCGCAGTCAACAATCCGCCGACAAACCCGCCGCCTGGCGTATAATGCCCGGCAAAGAAAATATGGACAGCAAACATCAAGATGATGAAGGTCACCACTTTCGTGGCGGTTTGAAGCATGACATCATTTGTTCTCATGCTGACCCTCCTTTTTCGTAAGGCGAAGGCGGATCATCGTGATAATCCCGATGCCCGCAATGCCGAGTACTGCAATTTCGAATAAGGTATCAAAGCCGCGGTAATCGACAAGAATGACGTTGACGATATTACCGCCGCCCGCTTCTGAGTAGACGGTTTCTTTGTAGAACTCGGAAATCGAAGGCAAGGCTTTCTGTGAATGGGCCGACAAGGCGACCAATGTCATCGTGACGCCGACACCCAGCGCGACGAGCGCGTTGCCGAAACGGAATTTCATGCGTTCTTCCTTGCGGCTGATTTGCGGCAAATGGTAGAACGCGAGCAAGAACAAGGCAACCGAAATGGTTTCAATGACCAGTTGCGTCAATGCCAAGTCAGGAGCGCGGAAGATGACGAACAACAGCGCCACTGAATAGCCGACAGCCCCGAGCGCAATGATGGCGGTCAAGCGGGATTTGGAGCCTAGAATCGTCAAGGTCGCGCCGACAAGTGCCAGCAGGATGACGATTTCATAAACGCCAATTGGCGCCAAATTATTGAAATCGATCTGGAATGCTTCGTTCAAGAACAAGGTCAGCAAAACGATGAATGCCATGAAACTGAACATATAGACGAGGTATGAACGGATAAACCCTGTCATATAAACCCGGGAGAAGCGGTTGGCCCCCCGGCGCTGAGCAGCATCATTTCATCATATAGACGGTTCAGTGAAACGGCATCCGGATACAAATCGTAAAGATGCTGCCATTTGCGCAGCGTCCAGAACATCAAGCCGCCGATCGCGAAGATGCCGAGCGTCATGAACAATTCGGTATTGAATCCATGCCACGCAGAAACGTGAATGTCCACATTTTGCGGTGAATCATAAAGGAACGGCTGGATTGCGGCAACGGCTGGTTTGACGAGCCAATCGCCGATCAAGTTCGGGATGAAGAAAATCAACACAACCAGTGCGGCAAGAAAGACCGGTGAAATAAGCATGCCGATTGGGGCTTCATGCGCTTGTTTCGGCAATTGTTCGGGCTGATGTTTGCCGGCAAATGTGTGGAACACAAAATACAAGCTGTAGATGAACGTAAAGACCGAGCCGATCCAGGCGATAATCGGGAACAATACCCACCAGACGTCCATCGAGAACAGGTTGAATTCCTGCAGCGACAGCATGGCAGTCAAGAACATTTCTTTACTCAGGAAGCCGTTGAAAGGCGGAAGGCCTGCCATCGAAAAAGAGCCGATTAACGCGACGGTGAAACTGACAGGCATCAAACTCATCAAGCCGCCGAGTTTGCGGATGTCGCGCGTCCCTGTTTCATGGTCGACGATACCGGCGATCATGAATAGGCTTCCTTTGAAAGTAGCATGGTTGATCAAGTGGAAAACTGCCGCAAATGCTGCATATTTCAGATAACTGTCGGCAGCGCCTTCTACGTGATATGCGGCGGCTGCGACACCTAAAAGCGACATGATCAGCCCGAGCTGGGAAACGGTCGAGAAGGCCAAGATGCCTTTCAAGTCTTTTTGCTTCAACGCAAAGAACGATGCCCATACCATCGTGAACAACCCGACGCCGGCGACGAGCCACATCCACACTTCAGACAAAGCGAAGACTGGGGTTAAACGGGCGACCAAGTAAATACCGGCTTTAACCATTGTCGCGGAGTGAAGGTAAGCACTGACAGGCGTCGGCGCTTCCATCGCGTCCGGCAGCCAGATATAGAATGGAAACTGTGCTGACTTCGTAAATGCGCCGAGCAGCACAAGAACCAATGCCCAGATGAAGAAATCATGCTGTGCGAGTTCCGGCGCCTGGGCGATCAATTCGCGGATCGAATATGTGGAGCCCATGATGCTGAGCAATACAAATCCACCAAGCATCATCAAGCCGCCGAAGACTGTGATCATCATCGACTTCAATGCGCCGAATCTGGAGCGGTCGCGCGTATACCAATAAGCGATCAACAGGAATGAGGAAATCGAAGTCAATTCCCAGAACAAGTACAGCGTAATCAGATGATCCGACTGCACGACGCCAAGCATGGCGCTCATGAAGATCAAGAGGTATACATAGAAGTTATGTAATTGTTCGCGGTGCTTGTCCAAATAGAAAATCGAATAAAGCACTACGAGTGCGCCGATTCCAGTGATCAGCAAAGTGAATAATAAACTCAATCCATCGAGATATGCGACAAAGGCGATATCGAGGGAAGGGATCCAGGAAAGTTCAGATACGTAAGTGCCGCCTTCCATCACGGAGGGAAGGCGAGTAGCGTAGTATATGAACAGCGCTGCCGGAACCAGCAAAACGAACCAGCCTGTATGAATCTGGCTAAGTCGCTTGAAAAGCAGCGGAATAAACAGCGCTGCAAGGATCGGTATGAAAATCAGAAATACGAGAGACAAGTGAATCCTCCTTCCAAAGTGGTACGTGATGAGTTTCTAATTAAAAAGTATAACGCATTCAGAGCGGTTTTGCACCGCCCACCCTCGCGTCCCATGGGGGGAGTTCAAAGAATCCAAGTGTTTTGTAATAGGAAGAAACTCCGAAATCTGACTATTGCGAATTTAAAAAAGCAATTAAAAAAAGCCTGTTGAAAGAGTGGGTTTTCCTTCAATAGGCAATTTTCACTTGGCATTAGGAATGTTTCAATTCCTGTTCCAAAAGCACATCCTCGAAATCCTGTCCAGGTTGTTTTTTTGTATACCATAGGAACAAAAAAGCCAGGACAAATAATGTGCCGGTTACGATAAAGACCGACGAAATCCCGATAAATCCGCTGACAATCCCCCCGAACATCGGGCCGACGATATTGCCGAGAAAACGGAAGCTCGTGTTATAGCCCATCACTTCCCCTTGGATATCGATCGGAGCTTCGCGGCGCATCAGTGCAGTCGTTGTCGGAATCATGCCGCCGACTGCGACCCCGAAGAACAAGCGCAGAATGATAAGTTGCCACAGTTCAGTGACAAAAGCTTGCGGTATGATAAACAGGAATGCGAGCAGCAACAATAAACCGAGAATCTTCTCATAGCCGACCGAATCCCCAAGCCGTCCCCACAGCCTGGCGAACAGCAAATTGCCGACCCCAGTCGCGCTGAACGTGACCCCTGCAAGAAAGGCCACTTGTGCAGTGCCTTCCGTCAATTCCGCCACATATAAAGACAATAAGGGCTGGATGCTGAAATTGCCGATCTGGATCAAGGCTGTGATGATCATGACATTCAGCAGCAAACGGTGGTGCAGGATACCGTGGATGACTGTGCTTCGTGCATAGACATGGGCATCTTTTCGTTTCGGCTTGCGGATTTCTTTCAGCCCGAAGACGACGAACAAGGCGGCGATGCCAATGATGGTGGCGGTGATGAGGAAGGTGTAAGTGAAACCGAACGCATCCGCCATCAGGCCACCAAGCACCGGGCCGAACAAGGTGCCCGATACACTGCCCATCTGGAGAGTCCCAAGCGTTTTGCCGGCCGTTTCCTTGGAAGTCTGGGAGCTCACGAAAGCGAGCGAAGTCGGAATGAAGCCCGTGACGATTCCCATGAACAAGCGGATCAGGAACAATCCGAGCACGGAATCGGCAGTGCCCATCAAAAAGATGCTAGTGGCGATCCCGAAACCGTTGATGATCAATATCGGCTTG
Proteins encoded:
- the mnhG gene encoding monovalent cation/H(+) antiporter subunit G; its protein translation is MEILVDILIILLIGTGVLFSAVTALGLVRLPDVYTRTHAASKSSTLGVLSILLGTFVHFWFNEGIFNTQMVIAIAFLFITQPVAGHLIGRAAYMTGIKVAEETVRDDMGSAIEKRRNNQQEELENE
- a CDS encoding Na(+)/H(+) antiporter subunit F1 gives rise to the protein MMMFYWIALMIVSFSFAGLLFRLVKGPTVADRVVALDSIGVSLVSIVALLSLIIETEFFLEVILLMSILSFIGTAAFAKFLERGEIFDRDPR
- a CDS encoding Na+/H+ antiporter subunit E, with the translated sequence MSLQVLLNFFLALVWMFMTVSFTPSGFVIGFLVGLGVIILMRRFFSKRLYILRVWALISLFLLFLRELFMSSIQVLSIVIRPNMNIKPAIFEMETELSDDWQVTLLSALITLTPGTLVIGISEDQKRLYVHALDFEDIDSAVSSIKNTFERAILEVSRS
- a CDS encoding Na+/H+ antiporter subunit D, yielding MSNLALFPIVIPLIFAAILMLFPKKLHMQRIVAIAGVGATLVSAIALFSKVSTDGVQAITLGSWPAPFGISMVSDMFSVLLVLSSTIVTLFVLFYSIPTIGVKREQSFYYPAVLFLMTGVNGAFTTGDIFNLFVFIEVLLMASYALIVHGGEKPQLRESIKYLLVNIISSALFVSAVAYLYSVTGTLNMADLAVKIPQIEAVGILTVIAVLFLVVFGFKAAIFPLYFWLPGSYFAPPMAILALFGALLTKVGVYAIMRTYTLFFTMNTGFTHELLAIIAILTILAGCVGALAYFDVKKIIIYNIIIAVGVILFGISQMNAAGVEGSIFYLVHDMLIKAALFLLVGILTVIFGTSDLRKMGGLIKSYPVFGWTFLVAAFGLAGIPPLSGFPGKLLIVQGGFEGTHFWGSLVILATSLLVLLSVVRIFIYAFWGEPARIATIDRKQYLSLFVPTAILVALTVVLGAGAELFMPFISDAGEVLLNPSLYIDAVLKE
- a CDS encoding Na(+)/H(+) antiporter subunit C, which codes for MEIVMSVAIGLLFMAAVYLMLSKSLIRIIIGTGLLSHGAHLLLLTMGGLGGTAPPVVADGVSVSDYADPLPQALILTAIVISFAVTSFFLVLAYRAYQELGTDNMELLRGTEDYE
- a CDS encoding Na(+)/H(+) antiporter subunit B; the protein is MRTNDVMLQTATKVVTFIILMFAVHIFFAGHYTPGGGFVGGLLTASAIVLLMLAFDIPTIKKILPINYVVLTAVGLLIAIATASASIIFDVPFFTHAYDYFNLPLFGKTSLHSAMLFDLGVYLVVVGVTMTIIQTIGEDE
- a CDS encoding MFS transporter, producing MDTQKRNFYIIMFTNFLVAGSTTMIMPFLSLYIESLGNFSDEYVQRWSGLVFGVTFVAALFMSPVWGRIADKYGFKPILIINGFGIATSIFLMGTADSVLGLFLIRLFMGIVTGFIPTSLAFVSSQTSKETAGKTLGTLQMGSVSGTLFGPVLGGLMADAFGFTYTFLITATIIGIAALFVVFGLKEIRKPKRKDAHVYARSTVIHGILHHRLLLNVMIITALIQIGNFSIQPLLSLYVAELTEGTAQVAFLAGVTFSATGVGNLLFARLWGRLGDSVGYEKILGLLLLLAFLFIIPQAFVTELWQLIILRLFFGVAVGGMIPTTTALMRREAPIDIQGEVMGYNTSFRFLGNIVGPMFGGIVSGFIGISSVFIVTGTLFVLAFLFLWYTKKQPGQDFEDVLLEQELKHS